From the genome of Seriola aureovittata isolate HTS-2021-v1 ecotype China chromosome 6, ASM2101889v1, whole genome shotgun sequence, one region includes:
- the plppr3b gene encoding phospholipid phosphatase-related protein type 3, with amino-acid sequence MMMTSEKMKKKPPKDSLTLLPCFYFVELPIVASSMVSLYFLELTDVVQPAQVGFRCHDRELSMPYVDGGDELIPLLMLLSLAFAGPAASIMLVEGLIYCLQSRLKLRRPEGSINAGGCNFNSFLRRTVRFVGVHVFGLCATALVTDIIQLSTGYHAPFFLTVCKPNYTQAGVSCDKNPYITKDICSGHDQNAIMAARKTFPSQHATLSAFAAVYVSMYFNSTISDSTKLLKPVLVFAFAIAAALTGLTQITQHRSHPIDVYVGFLIGAFIAAYLAFHAVANFKSSDDITLAPPPPPPKEDPLRALTERGHESVYNKGPASASESNDEIAAAPAPMDRLEGLGPLQREKTSMGSLKRASVDVELLAPRSPMGKETMLTFSNTLPRASMNVNGVLGANEGPEDPVQPVQPVQPVQRRLKAVQVPMDPMRSQQLVSEWKQKSMEMRGLSLRDEAEREASDDGSEVGSVGTDDGGSQAPLYQPAVQSGRTACSHNPTLPPGGAKAVATPRPPQIPEAGPPPVSPKSALTRAKWLAIREKTSGEGSTRGAANQPRLMQVIAMSKQQGLLPSSSSGEKSSETTSTCSGTSSTADSPYYRPPSEQQREGSGIITVDAHAPHHPVVQPLPPPQTSSLAGNSNPWEWVGASNGGDPQDTYDLNSLNRGDSAARGSSFRPHRSASPCATIDPDLALPPPHPQVEVTVDSKRREMAMRRKTALVLLDREIRNQTEQENYYKSLQGRRFKD; translated from the exons atgatgatgacctcagagaagatgaagaagaaaccTCCAAAGGACAGTCTGACTCTGCTGCCATGTTTCTACTTCGTGGAG ctgcCCATTGTGGCTTCTTCTATGGTGTCTCTGTACTTCCTGGAGCTTACAGACGTGGTGCAGCCGGCTCAGGTCGGGTTCCGCTGCCACGATCGGGAGCTCAGCATGCCGTACGTGGACGGAGGAGACGAGCTCATCCCTCTGCTGATGCTGCTCAGCCTCGCCTTCGCTGGACCCGCCGCCTCG ATCATGCTGGTTGAAGGTCTGATCTACTGCCTGCAGTCCAGACTGAAGCTCCGCAGACCTGAAGGAAGCATCAACGCCGGAGGCTGCAACTTCAACTCCTTCCTGAGGAGGACGGTTCGTTTCGTAG gtgtgcatgtgttcgGTCTGTGTGCAACGGCTCTGGTCACTGACATCATCCAGCTGTCGACAGGTTACCACGCCCCCTTCTTCCTCACCGTCTGTAAACCCAACTACACCCAGGCCGGAGTGTCATGTGACAAAAACCCGTACATCACCAAAGACATCTGCTCAGGACACGACCAGAACGCCATCATGGCCGCAAG GAAGACATTTCCCTCTCAACATGCGACTCTCTCGGCTTTCGCTGCAGTTTATGTTTCT ATGTATTTTAACTCAACCATCTCAGACAGCACCAAGCTGCTGAAACCCGTGCTCGTGTTTGCATTCGCCATTGCGGCGGCATTGACGGGTCTGACTCAGATCACTCAGCATCGCAGCCATCCCATCGACGTCTACGTGGGCTTCCTCATCGGAGCCTTCATCGCTGCCTACCTG GCGTTTCATGCCGTGGCAAACTTCAAGtcctctgatgacatcacactggCCCCGCCTCCCCCGCCTCCAAAAGAAGACCCTCTTCGAGCGCTGACGGAGCGAGGACACGAGTCCGTCTACAACAAGGGCCCTGCCTCTGCCTCGGAGAGTAATGATGAGATAGCAGCAGCTCCGGCCCCCATGGACCGGCTGGAGGGCCTGGGGCCCCTGCAGCGGGAGAAGACCTCTATGGGGAGCCTGAAGAGGGCCAGCGTTGACGTGGAGCTGCTGGCTCCTCGCAGTCCCATGGGAAAGGAGACCATGCTGACCTTCAGTAACACATTGCCGAGGGCCAGCATGAACGTTAATGGGGTGCTGGGGGCCAATGAGGGACCAGAGGATCCGGTTCAGCCGGTCCAGCCAGTCCAACCGGTGCAGCGGCGACTGAAGGCCGTGCAGGTTCCCATGGACCCGATGCGGTCACAGCAGCTGGTGTCAGAGTGGAAGCAGAAGTCTATGGAGATGAGAGGCCTGAGCCTCCGGGACGAGGCAGAACGCGAAGCCAGTGATGACGGCTCTGAGGTGGGCTCTGTGGGGACTGATGACGGGGGGTCTCAGGCCCCTCTCTACCAACCTGCAGTGCAGTCTGGGAGGACAGCCTGTAGTCACAACCCCACTCTGCCTCCAGGGGGCGCCAAAGCTGTGGCAACTCCTAGACCACCACAGATCCCCGAAGCAGGACCCCCTCCAGTGTCCCCAAAGAGTGCCCTGACCCGGGCCAAGTGGCTTGCCATCCGGGAGAAGACAAGTGGGGAGGGTTCAACCCGTGGTGCCGCCAACCAGCCGCGACTCATGCAGGTCATCGCCATGTCAAAGCAGCAGGGCCtcctcccatcctcctcctctggggaGAAGTCCTCTGAGACCACCTCGACCTGCTCTGGCACCTCCTCCACTGCTGACTCACCTTACTACCGCCCcccctctgagcagcagagggagggctCAGGTATCATAACGGTGGACGCCCACGCTCCCCATCATCCCGTTGTGCAACCCCTGCCCCCCCCTCAGACCTCTTCCCTTGCAGGTAACAGTAACCCATGGGAGTGGGTGGGGGCGTCCAATGGGGGCGACCCACAAGACACCTACGACCTCAACAGCCTGAACCGAGGAGACTCGGCCGCCCGCGGCAGCAGCTTCCGGCCTCACAGATCCGCATCGCCGTGCGCCACCATCGACCCTGACCTGGCCCTGCCCCCACCTCACCCCCAGGTGGAGGTGACAGTGGACTCTAAGCGCAGGGAGATGGCCATGAGACGCAAGACCGCTCTAGTTCTGTTGGATCGAGAAATTCGTAACCAGACTGAACAGGAGAACTACTATAAGAGTCTGCAGGGACGTAGGTTCAAGGATTAG